From the genome of Stigmatopora nigra isolate UIUO_SnigA chromosome 2, RoL_Snig_1.1, whole genome shotgun sequence:
cacacgccAATAATTTACGcaatttattaataattttgacattagatatctagatattaatgctctgacattgtcaatgcaatgacaaactctctctaatgattattattttgagagcAATTAAATCTGGCGAAGaaatgtccgtcgacgaaatttCTGTTCGACGAAATGTCTGTTCGACGGAGTGTCTGTTCGACGGAGTGTCTGTTCGACGGAGTGTCTGTTCGACGAAGTGTCTGTTCGACGAAGTGTCTGTTCGACGAAGTGTCTGTTCGACGAAGAGTCTATTCGACGAAGAGTCTGTTCGACGAAGTGTCTGTTCGACGAATTGTCTGTTCGACAAAGTGTCTGTTCGACGAAGTGTCTGTTCGACGAAGTGTCCGccaaccaaacgtccattcgacaaaatgtccgtcgacgaaacgtccagtCATGGGAAATACACTGtcgatggaagaaaaaaaaaatctacatggAGTGTCTAACTCCTCGGCTTATATGCAACGTAATATTCCTAGAGGAACAGTAGTATTGTGTCCATTCAATGTAACAAAAGGACAACAGGAGTGCCACACTGACACAATCTGGAGGTAAATGGTAGCAACTATAGCATGCACAGTGGGTCACGTGGCCCCAATGACTGTGAGTGACCTGTACATCCAAAATACTAGTGTTgtcgcaacaacaaaaaaggatgAGGCCGAGTGATCAACGGACGGAACATCAAGAGGACGGAGAATGATACAATCATCTCAGTCTGAGGCATATTAGAGCATATAGCATATAACATATTAACAGTCTCTCAGCTTATATTTAGACGTTTTGGAACCGGAGAAGCGAGTTGTGCAAAGGGAAGAAGGAGAAAGGAGTGCTCTTTATCCGTGGATTCATTGACACAATCTTCTTCTCCTTCGGTGCGGCTCGTGTGCTCGCTTATTGTGCGCAACAACGTGAAGATCGTACTACGCTAAAAGTCACAGTGCGGTCAACAAACTAGCGTTTGCTTTAAaccgtgttttttttcactcagtGTGTCCTGTGGTCACGCTCGGTCAGCTGGGAGTGTGCGTACGTGTTTGCGTGTCCTAAGCGGTGTCATTCAGAGCACATGGCAACAGTTGTACTGGGCCAGCGGGAGGATCTTGGCTTTGTTATTGGTGGGGATGTTAAAGGCTAGCGCTTTCTCACACAGCGGCAGCTGAAAGAGTCGCTCGCGCAGCTTGAGGTTGTGCCGTTTCCCCGCCGGCTCCACCCTGGAAGCACCCTCCTCCCAGGACCCCGCGGCATTGTGGGAGTGGGACCTGTCCGTCACAAAGTCATCCCTCGCGCCCTGGTCCTTTCTCCCGACGCGCCCTGTTTTTTGCTTTTGGGGGCTCGCGCAGGCAGCCGCTCTGTTGTTGTTTGGTTCCATCTCCCGGGGGTCGGTTTTCTCAGGGCAGGCGGGCTCGGTCCAGCCCTGACAGCAGGGCACCCTCAAGCCTGTCTCATCCTCCTGGGGAGTGGGGGGCTCTGGAGCACGGCTCACGAGATTCTCCACGTGACTGATGGGTTGGTATGAAATCACACAAGCGCTCTGGGTGTGTCCTCTTTCTGTCTCAACCCGGTCCTCATCTCCCTCCAACATCTCCTCCGTTCTTTCTTGCTCTGCCGCCCTTTCCTCTTGATTGTCCCCTCCTTCCAGTACGACCAGACTGTCCTTGTGCTGTTCACTTGCTGACAATGACAACAAACCTTCACTCTCTTTGGCCAAGTTACTtccatcctcttcttcttcctcttcctcacaGATCCGCAGGAGAGCTGGGAGGTTCTTGATAACTGGAGATTCCTCGGCTGGGGGCGGGTGGATGGAGTAGCTGAGGTTGACCTGCCGCCGCACCGGTAAAGACTGCGGCTTGGCAGCGAGCAGGTCGCCGGACTCGACCGTTCGGGAGAGTGGCAAGGTCGAGGATAGTGCCCCTGAGAGCCAATGAGGAGGGGCCTCTGGACTTAGGAGAACATTGTCTAACCCTTGTAGCCAGTGATGAGCCTCAATTTCCTGCAGCGAAGCTCGCAGAGAAGGATCCTTCTGGAGCATCCTTGAGATCAgactgacaaacaaacaaaatagagCAGGTTGAAAAAAAGAGTTCATTTAACTACGACAAGCAATAAATTGAAGATATTATTTAAATTTCCATCCTATGTACAGTCGTACTTCACCTGACAA
Proteins encoded in this window:
- the snrkb gene encoding SNF related kinase b; protein product: MDCGENIPPLDEHLKSNRLNLNGLYHVGRTLGRGHYAVVKLARHVNTGQLVAIKMIDKTKLDVMATSHLLQEVRCMRRVQHPNVVRLYEVIDTPTTLYLVMELAEGGDLYDYILRHETGVAEGTAKRHFAQIVRAVAYCHELHVVHRDLKPENVVFFPQQGAVKLTDFGFSNLFKPGTMLATSCGSLAYSAPEILLGEEYDAPAVDIWSLGVILYMLVCGVPPFQETNDSETLVMILDCRYSIPERLSSDCRDLISRMLQKDPSLRASLQEIEAHHWLQGLDNVLLSPEAPPHWLSGALSSTLPLSRTVESGDLLAAKPQSLPVRRQVNLSYSIHPPPAEESPVIKNLPALLRICEEEEEEEDGSNLAKESEGLLSLSASEQHKDSLVVLEGGDNQEERAAEQERTEEMLEGDEDRVETERGHTQSACVISYQPISHVENLVSRAPEPPTPQEDETGLRVPCCQGWTEPACPEKTDPREMEPNNNRAAACASPQKQKTGRVGRKDQGARDDFVTDRSHSHNAAGSWEEGASRVEPAGKRHNLKLRERLFQLPLCEKALAFNIPTNNKAKILPLAQYNCCHVL